The nucleotide sequence CATGGAACATGGTCACGCGCCAGTAAATTTGAGGTTCCTTTAGCATATTCTAGCGTGATAATACAGGGAATATTGAGCATCGGAACCCTACTTTGGTTTGGGCTAACTATTGCCTTTTTCTTTATATTTGGATGGAAATATACACTAATGTTGCTGGTTATAATTGTTTTTACCGGAAAAATTATTTTATACCCATTAGCTGAGATAATCATTATATTTCCTGTTTATAATTTTTTAAGTAAAAAGGCTGAGCAACACGAAAAGAATAACGATGATTATAATAGGTATTAGATAAGTATATTGTCAAGCACATATGGAGGCAATGTGCATACATTACTTAACAACACATATGCGACTACACTGCGACCAGCCTTTGCGGTATATAGTGTGCGGTGCCTGGAGCAAAACCGCGCCATCAATGCGCGAGAAATAGTTATTTAGCCGATATGCGCCAGGTAAACCACTGTGATGCTTTTAACTAATAAAACAAGTGTGCGCAAAAAATCTGGTTAAAACCGTTTTAAAACCCGCCTATTTACTCGGGCTTAAGCCTGGCAACTTGCGGCGGGTTCAAAGCACGGTCATAGTCGCGGCTGAACCTTTAAAGCCGCTTGACAAAACCTGCCATATACCAGTAAACTATACTTGTAACCAAAGTTTTTGTGGTTTTATTTCAAGTTTTTTATCCACCCGTTCCCGGGAAAGTTTTATATTAACAACCAAAGGGGTACGTATGTCACTTTATGAGTGCAGATACGTACCCTTTTTTATATTCACAGCCCAGCCCGGGGCCTTAAAAACTTAATAATTCAAAGGGGACAAAAAGGGACAGTGTTAAAAACACTGGCCCTTTTAAATTTTTCACAAAAAAGGAGGGGCAAAAGATGAACGTCGCAGTTGACATCTGCAACACAATATCCCACATCAACGCCGCCCTGGCGGAACGGGGGTACAATACAAAGGTATACCCCTCGCCGGACCTGCCGCCAGGATTTTTCCGAAGTGCCGCGGGGCTGGCCGTGTTCATGGCCGCAAAGCCGCTGCCCTTCGCGGTGGAAGGCGTATGGCAGGTATACCGGTCAGCCAGGGAAACCGGCGGCAGGCTGGTGTACCTTACCGCCCGCCCGCGGGAGGCCCGGTTCGTCACCCGCCGCTGGCTGGAACTCCACGGTTTCCCCTGCCCGGACGCCGTGGTGTTTGCTGGGAACAAGGCGGAAGCGGCCAGACGCCTGGGTATCGGCCTGGCCTTCGAGGACGACCCGGTTCAGATTCAGGCGTTGAACGCTGCCGGCATTAAGGTGCTGGCCGTGGAACAGCCGTACAACCGGCACCTGATCGGGCCGATGGTTTTCCCTGTGAAATGGCAGGAATGGAGGCGATCCGATGCAGCAAGAACTGAATATCTTAGACGTACTTAACCGTCTTAACATGAAGCCGGTTAAAACACCGAAGGGCCGGCACTGGATTTACCGCTGTCCCTTCTGCGGCGATTCCCGTAAAAGGGACAACCACGGCCACCTGTACGTGGAGGTCAACAAAAACGTCTGGCAGTGCCACCGCTGCGGCGAAAGCGGCAACGCCCTGACCCTTTACGCGCGCTTAACCGGGCAGGACACCAAAAGCGCATACAGGGAACTGGTCGGCGGTATGGAAAGCCGGATAAAGGAACGGCCAACACCGAATACGCCGCCCCGACCGCAGCCGGTGAGGCCCTATGGCTCCGAACCGGAAATGGTCAGCCTGGAACAGCGGGACGCGGTGTACAACGCCCTGCTGGACCTGCTGGAGCTTGAGGTTCGGCACTACCGCGACCTGGTCCGGCGCGGGTTCCCGGCAGAGATAATCAAAAAAGAAAAATTCCGGTCCGTGCCGGCGGATTACAGCCTGCGGGCGCAGGTATGCCGGGAACTGTTGAGCCGGGGTTATGACCTGGTAAACGTCCCTGGCTTCTACAAAGACCGTAACGGCAGCTGGAACTTTGTCGCTTCGCCGGGGTATTTCATCCCTGTGCGCACCGCCCTGGGCATGATTGCCGGTATGCAGATCAGAGCCGACGAGGGCAGCCCAAAATACTTCTGGTTCTCC is from Thermincola ferriacetica and encodes:
- a CDS encoding DUF3854 domain-containing protein, with the translated sequence MQQELNILDVLNRLNMKPVKTPKGRHWIYRCPFCGDSRKRDNHGHLYVEVNKNVWQCHRCGESGNALTLYARLTGQDTKSAYRELVGGMESRIKERPTPNTPPRPQPVRPYGSEPEMVSLEQRDAVYNALLDLLELEVRHYRDLVRRGFPAEIIKKEKFRSVPADYSLRAQVCRELLSRGYDLVNVPGFYKDRNGSWNFVASPGYFIPVRTALGMIAGMQIRADEGSPKYFWFSGHDVAFEGQIEVAGPQYDGPVWITEGPVKAKIAAYYLKRTTIGIPGVSAWRKAMPVLNDYRDRDKILAFDADAAINPHVAKNLQAFTEALYTERHRLKLARWSINQGKGLDDVILYLARQAHGQIEKQLVPMSLWDKVVGWLKKLFRKRG